The following are encoded together in the Calditrichota bacterium genome:
- a CDS encoding choice-of-anchor D domain-containing protein, translating to GSNPDGVTNDETSLYVLTDGVDKSDDRLTRLTVQAEGGVRLSTLYHNYGSVVIDDERGWTLWVYNDGAQAAELIDIETADGNPNIFIAEHWRFPQRIAPGDSAGLTITFSPAWVDSVHIRFGLTFDLDRVTNWVDLRGKGVRRQRDIIVPNRAIDFGVVYSGQFVRSSGMRTLFIENNGGEPLTIQSMIFGDDEFTFGYYQLPVTLREPGLYRIPIFFRPRAAGRFNSTLTIFSDDPDSARITVRLSGMSESRNYPGGALLWSTEVGTNNLPGQTVRAILDISDITSDNLADVVIAGNDYKIESFHAASSQSSTRVWTYRTDLNPWRSGLVPGPRAISGGEDWDNDRIGEVVVGLGGRALSVVTLSGRTGQELRVFDTHHLPGGGGEVKIVQAYHDLTGDRVRDIFAGCAAVSEVNATNGAFVINGRTGQLAWFTPTTGRVRDIFEIGDVSGDEVVDLVVVCENGDVLALDGARGRLLWEASVFGTICSQFAISDVNRDGSRDVTIVTTASGISMFNGSNGVRLWLAGAGVRAFEQINNAVPMDDVNGNGSHDIAVGDGVAFARAIDGRTGAAVWDTTINLGSACWSIATMQDIDNDGKRDLLFGTSVGRLYAISASGRNGLWSYSNVQEGHGFRIVTATRDLDGNGQTDVVAGMENGSVYCFAGSYVGLAVPDVEQTPLQPQTVLLNPAWPNPFNGSVNLPLFLAAPAPAELRIFDLAGREVYRYGPILLTTGEHRLTWPGVTKAGLPAASGFYLVRLTANGSEVVRSIELMR from the coding sequence GGTTCGAATCCGGACGGTGTAACGAATGACGAGACCTCGCTCTATGTTCTCACGGATGGAGTGGACAAGAGCGACGACCGCCTCACCCGTCTCACCGTGCAGGCTGAAGGCGGCGTTCGGCTTTCGACGCTTTATCATAATTACGGTTCGGTCGTTATCGATGACGAGCGCGGTTGGACGTTATGGGTCTATAACGACGGCGCGCAGGCGGCCGAACTGATCGATATCGAAACGGCGGACGGGAATCCCAACATCTTCATTGCCGAACATTGGCGCTTTCCGCAGCGTATCGCTCCCGGGGATTCAGCCGGTCTTACGATCACCTTCTCACCGGCTTGGGTCGATTCGGTTCACATTCGCTTTGGCCTCACCTTTGACCTTGACCGGGTGACGAACTGGGTCGATCTTCGCGGCAAGGGTGTGCGTCGTCAACGGGATATAATCGTCCCCAACCGGGCGATCGACTTCGGTGTGGTCTATTCCGGTCAGTTCGTCCGCTCCTCGGGAATGCGAACTTTGTTTATCGAGAACAACGGCGGCGAACCACTCACTATTCAATCGATGATCTTCGGTGACGACGAGTTTACCTTCGGCTATTATCAACTGCCGGTAACGCTTCGCGAACCGGGACTTTACCGTATTCCGATCTTCTTTCGTCCTCGAGCCGCCGGACGCTTCAACAGCACCTTGACGATCTTCTCGGACGACCCCGACTCAGCCCGGATAACGGTGCGACTATCGGGTATGTCCGAATCGCGCAACTATCCCGGTGGAGCGCTGTTATGGTCCACTGAGGTAGGCACAAACAACCTTCCCGGCCAGACAGTTCGAGCCATTCTCGACATCTCGGACATCACCAGCGACAATCTTGCCGACGTGGTCATCGCCGGCAACGACTATAAGATCGAGAGTTTCCACGCCGCATCATCTCAATCTTCGACCCGGGTTTGGACCTACCGGACCGATCTTAATCCCTGGCGCAGTGGACTGGTGCCGGGGCCAAGAGCTATATCGGGCGGTGAAGACTGGGATAACGACCGGATCGGAGAGGTTGTCGTCGGTCTGGGCGGGCGGGCGCTTTCGGTCGTTACCCTATCCGGACGCACCGGTCAGGAGTTGCGCGTATTCGATACGCACCACTTGCCGGGGGGTGGTGGTGAAGTAAAGATCGTTCAAGCGTACCATGATCTGACCGGGGACCGGGTGCGCGACATCTTTGCCGGCTGCGCTGCAGTCAGTGAAGTCAACGCCACTAACGGCGCCTTCGTCATCAACGGGCGGACCGGCCAATTGGCATGGTTCACCCCGACTACCGGCCGGGTTCGGGACATATTCGAAATCGGGGACGTTTCAGGGGACGAAGTCGTCGATCTTGTGGTAGTCTGCGAAAATGGGGATGTGTTGGCGCTCGATGGGGCAAGGGGACGGCTTCTTTGGGAAGCGTCGGTCTTCGGCACGATCTGTTCGCAATTCGCGATAAGCGATGTGAACCGCGACGGAAGCCGGGACGTAACCATCGTTACGACCGCCAGCGGCATCAGTATGTTCAACGGTTCGAACGGTGTCCGGCTATGGCTGGCGGGAGCCGGCGTAAGGGCTTTCGAACAGATCAACAACGCCGTCCCAATGGATGACGTTAATGGCAACGGCAGCCATGACATTGCCGTTGGTGACGGGGTCGCGTTTGCCCGCGCCATCGACGGACGAACCGGTGCCGCAGTCTGGGACACAACGATCAACCTCGGCTCAGCCTGTTGGTCTATTGCAACCATGCAGGACATCGATAACGACGGCAAACGCGACTTGCTGTTCGGGACTTCAGTCGGCCGCCTTTACGCCATTTCGGCCAGCGGTCGTAACGGACTATGGTCATATAGCAACGTTCAGGAGGGTCATGGTTTTCGCATAGTCACCGCTACCCGGGACCTGGACGGCAATGGCCAAACCGATGTCGTTGCAGGTATGGAAAACGGCAGCGTTTATTGTTTCGCCGGTTCTTATGTCGGACTTGCGGTGCCGGACGTTGAACAGACTCCACTCCAGCCGCAAACCGTGTTACTGAATCCGGCCTGGCCCAATCCCTTCAACGGCAGCGTCAATTTGCCGTTATTCCTTGCCGCTCCGGCACCGGCCGAGTTGCGGATCTTCGACCTTGCCGGTCGCGAGGTCTATCGCTACGGACCGATCTTGCTCACTACCGGTGAGCACCGGCTCACCTGGCCGGGAGTCACGAAAGCCGGACTTCCCGCCGCAAGTGGTTTCTATCTGGTGAGGCTTACAGCAAACGGCAGCGAGGTCGTTCGTTCGATCGAGTTGATGCGATGA
- a CDS encoding carboxypeptidase regulatory-like domain-containing protein, translated as MKGIKILTIVALGFVLGFSAMPAFADAAVNGVVLDADGAAVAGAQVTIQGMMMGRNMRPFVARAETDGEGRFGFRAVPSGNYIIMAMHRVAGGARAELRVADADLNVELRLQGHMGGGGGGGGGGGDVVTGDIAITVLDAEGNAVEGARVIVMPVRLHRRGMIRAHFHGETDANGQISFENIPVGNYVVTAGLRGVGIGRARAEVIQDETEEVEITLQAGRR; from the coding sequence ATGAAGGGGATCAAGATTCTAACCATCGTAGCCTTGGGCTTCGTGCTCGGCTTTTCGGCGATGCCGGCGTTCGCGGACGCGGCCGTCAACGGAGTCGTGCTCGACGCTGACGGCGCTGCCGTAGCGGGAGCGCAGGTGACGATTCAGGGCATGATGATGGGCCGCAATATGCGTCCTTTCGTTGCCCGTGCAGAAACCGATGGTGAAGGCCGCTTCGGGTTCCGTGCTGTGCCGTCCGGCAATTACATCATCATGGCAATGCATCGCGTAGCCGGTGGCGCTCGCGCTGAACTACGAGTAGCTGATGCCGACCTGAACGTCGAACTCCGTCTGCAGGGCCATATGGGCGGCGGCGGTGGCGGTGGTGGTGGCGGCGGCGACGTCGTAACTGGTGACATCGCAATCACGGTTCTCGATGCCGAAGGCAATGCCGTTGAAGGCGCCCGCGTCATCGTGATGCCGGTTAGGCTTCATCGCCGGGGCATGATTCGTGCCCACTTCCACGGTGAGACCGACGCAAATGGCCAGATTTCCTTTGAGAACATCCCGGTCGGCAACTATGTCGTAACCGCCGGTCTGCGCGGTGTCGGCATCGGTCGTGCTCGCGCCGAGGTTATTCAGGATGAGACCGAGGAAGTCGAGATCACGTTGCAAGCCGGCCGCCGATAG
- the sdhC gene encoding succinate dehydrogenase, cytochrome b556 subunit codes for MSLLLKTCPTECKLVLHTGIAGSIELRWRCLLHYKWKTGMLAWVLFRVTGLALVGYLAMHIIVISNLHDPAKFDETMRFLGSWQFRVLEIGLFFIVLYHALNGVRIFIVDFWGGAVHQAKLFWGLATLGVILFAAGTYPMLSHALYWKDVQSGKIEHHGSGYGGAGQPVNKSVAAGSTSQEAKDD; via the coding sequence ATGTCTCTCCTACTGAAAACGTGTCCGACTGAATGCAAATTGGTATTACATACCGGCATTGCCGGATCAATAGAACTACGTTGGAGGTGCCTCTTGCACTACAAATGGAAGACCGGGATGCTGGCTTGGGTCCTCTTCCGGGTAACCGGGCTGGCTCTGGTCGGTTATCTTGCGATGCACATCATCGTTATTAGCAATCTACACGACCCCGCCAAGTTCGACGAGACGATGCGGTTTCTCGGCTCCTGGCAGTTCCGGGTGCTCGAAATCGGCCTTTTCTTCATCGTCCTCTATCACGCACTTAACGGCGTCCGTATCTTTATCGTTGACTTCTGGGGCGGAGCCGTCCATCAGGCAAAACTCTTCTGGGGGCTGGCGACTCTCGGAGTGATCCTCTTTGCCGCCGGCACCTATCCGATGCTCTCCCATGCCCTCTATTGGAAGGACGTCCAGAGTGGCAAAATTGAGCATCACGGATCCGGCTACGGCGGTGCCGGGCAACCGGTGAACAAGTCTGTTGCTGCAGGCTCAACGTCGCAGGAGGCCAAAGATGACTAA
- the sdhD gene encoding succinate dehydrogenase, hydrophobic membrane anchor protein, with translation MTNRDRGLGSGGAFHWFFQRITGAVLLIALLLHFWVLHFFPPDHGNITYETVMARLQHPLWRTIDLLFLVVGLYHGMNGVVLVVHDYVRAKGWRMAIVGALWVATIVFLIVGSMTILGLAGGRA, from the coding sequence ATGACTAACCGCGACCGCGGACTCGGCTCTGGCGGAGCCTTTCATTGGTTCTTCCAACGGATCACCGGCGCAGTCCTCCTGATCGCGCTCCTGCTTCACTTCTGGGTCCTCCATTTCTTCCCGCCCGATCACGGCAACATCACCTACGAGACGGTGATGGCGCGCCTGCAGCATCCACTTTGGAGAACCATCGACCTCCTCTTTCTGGTAGTCGGCCTCTATCACGGAATGAACGGCGTAGTGCTCGTCGTTCACGACTATGTCCGCGCCAAAGGCTGGCGGATGGCAATTGTCGGGGCGCTCTGGGTGGCTACGATCGTTTTCCTTATTGTCGGGTCGATGACCATCCTCGGCCTCGCGGGAGGTAGAGCCTAA
- a CDS encoding succinate dehydrogenase flavoprotein subunit — MIHKFDAVVIGAGLAGLRAALELSRHFGTACITKVFPTRSHSGAAQGGIAASLGNLDDDNWEFHMFDTVKGSDYLGDQDAIEQMVREAPDVVIDLEHLGVPFSRTPEGRIAQRMFGGHTLNYGEKPALRACYSADYTGHVVLHTLYEQTIKHHTRFFSEFQALALLIENDTCVGCVAWDIRNGGLHVFHCRVLVMGTGGYGRAFKITSNAHANTGDGLGLVMRQGLPLQDMEFVQFHPTGLWKQGILVTEGARGEGGYLLNKDNERFMQRYAPKLMELAPRDMVSRSMQQEIDEGRGLPGSEFGDYILLDLRHLGKEKILERLPQIHDLAMNFSGVDCFTEPIPIQPTAHYSMGGIPVDNGCHVLKNGRLARITGLYAAGECSCVSVHGANRLGCNSLLEAVTFGRFAGRSALADLPHIQWSDLPKSPREQAQEEVSRLLSANGSEKVANIRAELQASMTARCGVFRNGTDLAAQLAFVSDLQDRFRRIRLDDKGMIFNTDLMEAIELGHLLEFAEVIVSGALGREESRGAHSRKDFPKRDDGNWLKHTLAWRRPEGGIEFDWRPVVISRFEPKERVY, encoded by the coding sequence ATGATCCACAAGTTCGACGCCGTCGTAATCGGCGCCGGGCTGGCCGGTCTTAGAGCCGCGCTGGAACTGTCGCGCCACTTCGGAACCGCCTGCATCACCAAGGTCTTTCCGACGCGGTCGCATTCAGGGGCCGCTCAAGGCGGAATCGCCGCCTCGCTCGGCAACCTTGACGACGATAACTGGGAGTTCCATATGTTCGACACCGTCAAAGGGTCGGACTACCTGGGCGACCAGGATGCCATCGAGCAGATGGTGCGCGAAGCTCCTGACGTCGTGATCGACCTTGAGCACCTTGGAGTGCCCTTCAGCCGGACGCCGGAGGGCCGTATCGCCCAGCGTATGTTCGGCGGACATACCCTCAACTACGGCGAAAAGCCGGCACTTCGAGCATGTTACTCTGCCGACTATACCGGGCACGTCGTTCTGCACACGCTCTACGAACAGACCATCAAGCACCACACGCGGTTCTTCAGCGAATTTCAGGCCCTGGCGCTCCTGATCGAGAATGACACCTGTGTCGGCTGCGTGGCTTGGGATATACGAAATGGCGGACTGCACGTCTTCCACTGCCGGGTTCTGGTAATGGGGACGGGCGGCTATGGTCGGGCTTTCAAGATCACTTCGAACGCCCACGCCAACACCGGCGACGGGCTCGGTCTGGTGATGCGCCAGGGACTTCCGCTGCAGGATATGGAGTTCGTCCAGTTCCATCCGACCGGCCTCTGGAAGCAGGGCATATTGGTAACCGAGGGCGCCCGCGGCGAAGGCGGTTATCTCCTCAACAAGGACAACGAGCGCTTCATGCAGCGCTATGCCCCCAAGTTGATGGAACTGGCGCCGCGCGACATGGTCTCGCGCTCAATGCAGCAGGAGATCGATGAAGGCCGGGGCTTGCCCGGCAGCGAGTTTGGCGATTACATCCTGCTCGACCTCCGGCACCTCGGCAAGGAGAAGATCCTCGAGCGCCTGCCCCAGATTCACGATCTGGCGATGAACTTTTCCGGCGTCGATTGCTTCACCGAGCCGATCCCGATCCAACCTACGGCGCACTACTCGATGGGCGGCATCCCGGTCGATAACGGCTGCCATGTGCTGAAAAACGGCAGACTCGCGCGGATCACCGGGCTATACGCCGCCGGGGAGTGCTCGTGCGTCTCAGTGCATGGCGCCAACCGGCTTGGCTGCAACTCGCTGCTGGAGGCGGTTACCTTTGGCCGGTTTGCTGGCCGGTCGGCGCTCGCCGATTTGCCGCATATCCAGTGGAGCGACCTGCCGAAGAGTCCACGCGAGCAGGCTCAGGAAGAGGTAAGCCGCCTCCTGTCGGCGAACGGTTCCGAAAAGGTGGCTAACATCCGGGCTGAACTGCAGGCTTCGATGACGGCGCGATGCGGCGTCTTTCGCAACGGGACCGACCTGGCTGCGCAACTGGCGTTCGTGAGCGATCTTCAAGATCGCTTCCGGCGAATCCGCCTTGACGACAAAGGGATGATCTTCAACACCGACCTGATGGAAGCCATCGAGTTGGGGCATCTGCTCGAGTTCGCCGAGGTGATCGTTTCCGGAGCGTTAGGCAGGGAGGAGTCGCGTGGAGCTCACTCCCGAAAGGACTTCCCCAAGCGCGACGACGGCAACTGGCTAAAGCACACGCTTGCCTGGCGCCGGCCTGAGGGCGGGATCGAGTTCGATTGGCGTCCGGTGGTGATCTCGCGGTTTGAGCCGAAAGAGAGAGTATATTAG
- a CDS encoding type II toxin-antitoxin system HicB family antitoxin: MQTLDYSFYEDDGWLVGWLLDYPDYQTQGESIEELEENLRDIFDDITDGYIPHVRRIGHLTIQ, translated from the coding sequence ATGCAAACACTCGACTACTCTTTCTACGAAGATGACGGCTGGCTGGTCGGCTGGCTGCTCGATTATCCCGACTACCAAACGCAGGGCGAGTCGATCGAGGAACTCGAGGAAAATCTCCGAGACATTTTCGACGATATTACGGACGGATATATACCTCATGTCCGCAGGATCGGGCACTTGACTATCCAATGA
- a CDS encoding type II toxin-antitoxin system HicA family toxin: MKRGDLIRQLENLGCILIRHGKRHDWYQNPLTKASQPVPRHNEIRDTLARDIIKRLKG; encoded by the coding sequence ATGAAGCGAGGGGATCTCATTCGCCAGTTGGAAAACCTTGGCTGCATCCTGATCCGCCACGGCAAGAGGCACGATTGGTATCAGAATCCATTGACCAAAGCGTCTCAACCTGTGCCCAGGCACAACGAGATCCGGGATACGCTTGCTCGCGACATCATCAAGAGGTTGAAGGGTTGA
- a CDS encoding DUF4258 domain-containing protein — MQFWLGTGWMKALRERLVAWQIHASERMAERGFTRAAVLEALVDAECIESYPDDIPFPSALFLGCDNGRPIHIVASLDHSVGIIHIITVYEPDVSRFEPGFRKRRPN; from the coding sequence TTGCAGTTTTGGCTTGGAACCGGCTGGATGAAAGCCTTAAGAGAACGTCTTGTTGCGTGGCAGATTCATGCCAGCGAGAGGATGGCTGAACGCGGATTTACTCGCGCCGCAGTTCTGGAGGCGTTGGTAGATGCGGAATGTATTGAGAGTTATCCGGATGACATACCATTTCCGAGCGCACTGTTTCTTGGTTGCGATAATGGACGACCAATACATATTGTAGCATCGCTTGACCATAGTGTCGGAATCATTCACATCATCACGGTCTATGAACCGGATGTGAGCCGGTTTGAACCTGGATTTAGAAAACGGAGACCAAATTGA
- a CDS encoding YgiT-type zinc finger protein, with protein MCGGDRRPGTTLFSADIGSGVVVVRRVPASVCAQCGEALIDDETAAQLESIVVEAREKKRLVEVMEMG; from the coding sequence ATTTGCGGCGGTGACCGCAGGCCAGGCACAACTCTGTTTTCAGCCGACATCGGGTCCGGCGTCGTTGTCGTGCGGCGGGTCCCCGCCTCGGTCTGTGCACAGTGCGGCGAGGCACTCATCGACGATGAGACCGCCGCCCAACTTGAATCCATTGTGGTGGAAGCCCGCGAAAAGAAGCGGCTGGTAGAAGTGATGGAGATGGGGTGA
- a CDS encoding type II toxin-antitoxin system PemK/MazF family toxin produces the protein MGEVVKGDIVVMPFPFSDLSKSKRRPALVLATLPGDDVILCQITSVDRNDRWALPLSDGDIEGGALGQPGFIRPARLFTADCRVIIYRVGRVRHSLQDKVVEQILRILRA, from the coding sequence TTGGGCGAAGTTGTAAAAGGCGATATCGTCGTCATGCCCTTCCCCTTTTCGGACTTGAGCAAGTCGAAACGGCGGCCCGCTCTTGTTCTTGCGACTTTGCCTGGCGACGATGTCATCCTCTGTCAAATCACCAGCGTTGACCGCAATGATCGCTGGGCTTTGCCGTTGAGCGATGGTGACATTGAGGGCGGCGCGCTGGGGCAGCCGGGTTTCATTCGCCCTGCTCGACTGTTCACTGCCGATTGCAGAGTCATCATCTATCGCGTTGGCCGAGTTCGACATTCTCTCCAAGATAAAGTCGTCGAGCAGATTTTGCGGATATTGCGAGCATAA
- a CDS encoding type II toxin-antitoxin system RelE/ParE family toxin — protein MALKVVWTEPAAQELNDIAAFIAIDSPHYAQVVEDRIHEAADSLVHFPDETASCLNLTVKTSVRYSSMIIE, from the coding sequence ATGGCGCTCAAAGTAGTCTGGACCGAACCGGCTGCCCAAGAACTAAATGACATTGCCGCCTTCATCGCCATCGACTCGCCGCACTACGCCCAAGTCGTGGAAGACCGCATTCATGAAGCCGCCGACAGTCTTGTTCACTTCCCAGACGAAACCGCGTCGTGCCTGAACTTGACCGTGAAGACATCCGTGAGGTATTCGTCTATGATTATAGAGTAA
- a CDS encoding succinate dehydrogenase iron-sulfur subunit has protein sequence MLITFKIFRFDPNNEARDKSPRYQSFQVKTHPGMTVLDALHDIKWQQDGTLTFRRSCRSGICGSCAMQVHGLNRLACETQVEPMGKKTIVVDPLPGFKVLRDLAVDMDPFYENMARVKPFLINDDPPPDRERIQLPEEFHHIEDPIACIMCGACTSSCPSFWYDQDYIGPAAMAKAYRYIFDTRDKGASNRLDVLDNKHGLWRCHTIFNCMDACPKRIKITQHISSLKKKVIAEKY, from the coding sequence ATGCTCATCACCTTCAAAATTTTCCGCTTCGACCCCAACAACGAAGCGCGCGATAAATCGCCGCGCTACCAGTCGTTCCAGGTCAAAACCCACCCCGGGATGACCGTCCTCGACGCCCTGCATGACATCAAGTGGCAGCAGGACGGCACACTCACCTTCCGGCGCAGTTGCCGGTCGGGCATCTGCGGCTCGTGCGCGATGCAGGTTCACGGCCTCAACCGCCTCGCCTGCGAGACGCAGGTCGAGCCGATGGGGAAGAAGACCATTGTCGTCGATCCGCTCCCCGGCTTCAAGGTCTTGCGCGATCTCGCCGTCGATATGGATCCCTTCTATGAGAACATGGCGCGGGTGAAACCGTTCCTCATCAACGACGACCCGCCTCCCGACCGCGAGCGGATTCAATTGCCGGAGGAGTTCCATCACATCGAAGACCCCATCGCCTGTATCATGTGCGGCGCCTGCACCTCGAGTTGCCCCTCGTTCTGGTATGATCAGGACTACATCGGCCCGGCAGCGATGGCCAAAGCCTACCGCTACATCTTCGATACCCGCGACAAGGGGGCGTCCAACCGGCTCGACGTGCTCGACAATAAGCACGGCCTCTGGCGCTGCCATACGATCTTCAATTGCATGGATGCCTGCCCCAAGCGAATCAAAATCACGCAACACATTTCAAGCCTGAAGAAGAAGGTGATCGCGGAAAAGTATTAG